TTCAGAAGTTGATCAACCAAACGGCTTTTTTTATCGCGGCGTCTATCAGTTTGATAGCGTTTGATTTCGTCCGTGTTCGGGGGAACGCCAACCGTATCCAGATATATACGTCGCAGAAATGAAAGCTCATCCAGCGGTTCGGGTGTGGAAACAAATTCTGTGACGCGGTTCCACTTGGCGCCGGATTGAATCCAATTTTCAAGGATCGCGATCTGTTCTTCAGTTAAAGGATCTGTTTCAAATGGCATGCGATCCAATTCATCTTCGACCGTTATGCGGACAAATAATTCACTCCGTTCGGCATCTCCGGGAACGAGGGTGGCAAACTCGGATTCCCCGCCTGCCAGGGCCGCTTGGCGACTGTCGAGCTTGAGGCCTCCCTTGGCCTTTTTCCCATGGCAGCGAATGCAATGCTCTTCCAGGATGGGCCAGACCTTTTCCTCGAACAGGTTGTCTTCCGATTGTTTGCCAATTGAATTGTTGTTTTCGACGATCCTGGCATCGAGCAATTGGTCTATTACATTTTGTGCTTTGAAATTTATCCCGCTGACCTTTCCTTCAATCGGAGGAAGCGCATTTATATAACGCCTCGCTTCCTTGTGGCGTGAATTCCAGTAAGAGCTCAGCTGTGTCCGCGCCCGATCCCGCTGTTCCTGATTCAATCGTTCGAAGCTGCTCTTTTGGGTTTCTTTGAGCTCCGACATGGCCATTAACTCAAACGAAGTTGGATGCATTTCCTTGGGCGATAGAAGAAGCCATGGATCCGACTGCTGCTTTTGAAAGGCGACTAACAACTCATGCACGGGCACCGATTTGTTGCGGTAAGCAATCAGGCATTCCAGGGACACTTTATGAGCTCCGCTTGTTGCAGAAACGCTTGTCAATAGATCCTTGGTGCCCAGTCGACCTCGCGGATAGGGGAGTCCGGGATCTACGGCTGGACGCATGTGTCCATGAGCGTTCGGACTTTCTGTAACCGCCTCACCCTGGGAAATAATTTGGTCGTCTAACCACAGGCGCGATTTGCCATTGGTGCGGTCTAAAAAAGTATAAGCATGATCGTCCAGATTTACTTTCCCGGTCATTCGAATGAGTATGGGAGCCTGATAGCGCAACCGCTCACCCAAGGGGCCATATTTTTGTGGCAGGTCGAATAGCGCAAAACTGGGAAGAACGAAACTGGCATCCGGTTCTCCCAGGTTGACCGGCCATTCGGTTTTACTTTCCACGCCTTCAAATAGCTCCACCAACACCTGCCCCTGCGGAATCCTGGGTTCAGGAGCCGCCTTCGCGAGGCTGACGAGGCTTATGGCGAGGATTAGGACTTGGACTGTGGTGCGAAATTTCACGGGGAAAGGTCTGATATCCTCAACTGTAATATATGCTTCAACTGGTATTTGAAGCCCAAACTGCGGTTTGATTTAACTCAACACATATTCTTGAGCTTGGTCGGTGTCTTTGATTAAGGTGCAGAAAGACTTTTTAGTTGTTCCCATATATTTACCCTAAAACTGTATGAAACCCGTTCATTTCAATTTCGCTAAACACGTTTCCCGTCGAACATTTCTGAGAGGTGTTGGCGTATGTCTGGCGCTTCCAGCTCTGGAGAGTATGTTTCCGGCGTTCGCCGCTTTCCCAGCATCCCAGGGGCCAAAACGACTGGTGGCGGTGGGGAATTCCTTCGGTATGTATCAACCGTCCTTTTTTCCCACTGAAACCGGGGCGGATTACGTTGCACCCGAGTTGTTGGCCCCACTGGATAAACTGCGGAAATCTTTCACCATCTTTTCCAATCTTGATCACGGTCTCACCGGTGGTCACTTCGGCGTCCATTCGTTTTTATCCGGTGTGTTGAAGGTCGATGCCAAAAACATGCCCGACGGCAATATCAGCCTCGACCAGAGGGCTGCCGAAGTGCTGGGATCAACGACACGATTTCCCACGCTGACCGTGGGCTCCAGCAGTGGTTTGCATAACGGATGCCAGATGTCATGGACTCGCTCGGGGGTTCGGGTGCCTCCGATCACCGGTCCGCGGGAGTTGTTTAAAAAACTGTTCGAGCAGGATTCCGAAAAAGGCAAACGCGCGGCGGCCGAGAGATCCCTGTTAAAGAAATCCATTCTCGATTCCGTTTTGGAGGACGCCCATTCCATGGCGCGCTCCGTGACGGCGCAGGATCGGGATAAGCTGGATGAATATTTTACCGCCGTTCGCGAAACCGAATTGAAAGTCGATCAGGGACGGCACTGGATCGGTGTTCCCAAGCCAAAGGCTACCATTGAAGAACCGCCCAACCAGGGTATCGTTCTCGATATTCCGACACTGTATGATTTGATCATCCTGGCTCTGCAGACCGACTCAACCCGCATTGCCACGCTGGAAATTTCCAGTGAACAATTCGACGCCACGGTTCTGGGTGTTTCCGGTGGGTACCACCTCACCTCGCACCATGGTCAGCAGGAGGACAAAATTCGGGACCTGGTAAAGCTAGAGCGTTACCAGACGGAACATTTCGCACGGTTTCTGGAAAAACTCGATACCCTCAAAGATGAAACCACCGGTGGGAGTCTGTTAAATGATTCCATGGTGTTGTTTGGCTCGGGTATGGGGAATGCAAACTCGCATACCAATACGGATCTTCCCATCGTCCTGGCTGGCGGCGGTTTCAACCACGGTCAGCACATTGCACTGCCCAAGGAAAGTCATCGGCGGGTTCCGCTTTCCAATCTCTACCTGTCCCTGCTCAACCGCATGGGAATCGAGGACAGTTACTTTGCGCAGAGCACCGGGACGCTTCCTCAACTCGAAACAGTCTGATTCCGGTAACCTGTGGTAAAACGTTTTGCTGTTGTCCTGATTGCGAGCCTGCCAGTTGTTGCTGCCGCAGTAGCCGACTCGCATTTCGATGCCTCCTTAACAGCCTTTGTTAACGACTATTGCGTGAAATGCCACGGCCCCGAAAAGCAGAAAGGGGTTCGTCGTTTTGATACCCTGAGCTTGCCGGTTTCCGATTCGGAAACGCTCATTCAATTGCAGGATATGCTCGA
The sequence above is a segment of the Verrucomicrobiota bacterium genome. Coding sequences within it:
- a CDS encoding DUF1552 domain-containing protein, which encodes MKPVHFNFAKHVSRRTFLRGVGVCLALPALESMFPAFAAFPASQGPKRLVAVGNSFGMYQPSFFPTETGADYVAPELLAPLDKLRKSFTIFSNLDHGLTGGHFGVHSFLSGVLKVDAKNMPDGNISLDQRAAEVLGSTTRFPTLTVGSSSGLHNGCQMSWTRSGVRVPPITGPRELFKKLFEQDSEKGKRAAAERSLLKKSILDSVLEDAHSMARSVTAQDRDKLDEYFTAVRETELKVDQGRHWIGVPKPKATIEEPPNQGIVLDIPTLYDLIILALQTDSTRIATLEISSEQFDATVLGVSGGYHLTSHHGQQEDKIRDLVKLERYQTEHFARFLEKLDTLKDETTGGSLLNDSMVLFGSGMGNANSHTNTDLPIVLAGGGFNHGQHIALPKESHRRVPLSNLYLSLLNRMGIEDSYFAQSTGTLPQLETV